tatatatatatatatatatatattatatacatttatacCATATTTTTCGTGGTTTATACCGATTTTAAAACAAGAGCTGCTAAtctattattttgttttacTTCATCTTTAAGATCTCGTTTTTCATATTTCTGGTTGGttattttatcattctgcaatttcaattttttttccttcttCAATTTTTTATCCTTACGTCCAAAGGTTGAGGAAGAAATTTGTGCccttcaaaaaaaaaaaaaaaaaaaaaagaacaaataaataaatgtaatatataaatgtaaataaaaatatacaaatatatatgtaggaactatacaaaatatatttatatatatacaaagatatattcatattatgGGCATATTTTAgatgtataataaaaatagtgTTTATTTTCTTACATTTTAAGGTTGTCAATAAGATTTtctctttttcttttttgtctttgaatatatttaatatctTCTGTAGAAATACCCTTTTGAtcaaatttatttttgagTTCCCTCATTTTttgtttcatttttttgatatctttttcttcttgtTCTTTTTCAAATGGATCTTCATAAATATCttctttgtttttatattcatgtacaaaattatttttctgttcatttaattttatttgttttttctgGAAACGTCTAACCCATCCTTTGGATG
This sequence is a window from Plasmodium reichenowi strain SY57 chromosome Unknown, whole genome shotgun sequence. Protein-coding genes within it:
- a CDS encoding nuclear preribosomal assembly protein, putative, with product VPLIFSKINKLQKEKEDDEDIIYSVTNDNIFNMPRYSRIPKEKKKTKWQLFAENKLRMKKNKSGLIYDKASKGWVRRFQKKQIKLNEQKNNFVHEYKNKEDIYEDPFEKEQEEKDIKKMKQKMRELKNKFDQKGISTEDIKYIQRQKRKRENLIDNLKMAQISSSTFGRKDKKLKKEKKLKLQNDKITNQKYEKRDLKDEVKQNNRLAALVLKSV